One region of Sulfuriroseicoccus oceanibius genomic DNA includes:
- the leuS gene encoding leucine--tRNA ligase, producing the protein MSDRRKPFPFDEFESQWQQRWDAEKTYRTPNPGDADFDATKPKFFVLDMFPYPSGAGLHVGHPEGYTATDILGRYKRMNGFNVLHPMGWDAFGLPAEQYAIKTGQHPRITTEQNVDNFRRQLKSLGFAYDWDREVNTTDPNYVRWTQWIFLQLYNSYFNEETQKAAPISELEAKGWTREQIDAERLAFISEAPVNWSPDLGTVLANEEVEEWKAKGHTVERRPLRQWMLRITKYAQRLIDELEPLDWPDSIKALQRNWIGKSTGAEVQFDIEGHEVTVFTTRPDTLFGATYMVLAPEHPLVNEITTAEQKDEIAAYVKACASKSDLERGELNKDKSGVFTGAYAINPVNNEKIPVWIADYVMMGYGTGAIMAVPAHDERDFEFATKFELPIIQVVEPTDGSDWKGFTGNGKSVNSGFLDGMKTKDAKKAIIQWLRDNGKGTFKTNYKLRDWLFSRQRYWGEPFPILWDQESGNHFPVDEAELPVLQPEMDDFKPTGSPEGPLAKATDWINYSENAKRETNTMPQWAGSCWYYLRYCDPNNTERFISKEAEDYWMGGDKPGGVDLYVGGTEHAVLHLLYARFWHKVLNDLGHLSTNEPFQKLVNQGLILGEDGQKMSKSLGNVVNPDDVVREYGADALRLYEMFMGPLEQVKPWQMKGVEGVSRFLARVWRVAFEQGQDGKWTFNGKIQDVPADSDATLRKVTHETIKKVGEDIEKLSFNTAISQMMICTNAFTNADVVPLSLFNDLLKVLNPFAPHLTEELNALVSKQFATEATMLSEQAWPQFVEEYLIETEIEVVIQVNGKLRDKLRVNKDAPKDEIEALALASDKVKANIDGLTVRKVIVVPGRLVNIVAN; encoded by the coding sequence ATGAGCGACCGACGCAAACCTTTCCCGTTCGACGAGTTTGAGTCCCAGTGGCAGCAGCGCTGGGATGCTGAGAAGACCTACCGCACACCGAATCCAGGCGATGCGGACTTCGACGCGACCAAGCCCAAGTTCTTCGTGCTCGACATGTTCCCGTATCCATCCGGTGCGGGGCTTCACGTCGGTCACCCTGAAGGCTACACCGCCACCGACATCCTCGGCCGTTACAAGCGGATGAATGGCTTCAACGTGCTCCACCCAATGGGCTGGGACGCCTTCGGTCTGCCGGCCGAGCAGTACGCAATCAAAACCGGCCAGCACCCGCGCATCACCACCGAGCAGAATGTCGACAACTTCCGCCGTCAGCTGAAGTCGCTCGGGTTCGCATACGACTGGGACCGCGAAGTCAACACGACCGACCCGAACTACGTGCGCTGGACCCAGTGGATCTTCCTCCAGCTCTACAATTCCTATTTCAACGAAGAAACCCAGAAAGCCGCGCCGATCAGCGAGCTCGAGGCCAAAGGGTGGACCCGTGAACAAATCGACGCCGAGCGCTTGGCCTTCATTTCCGAAGCTCCGGTGAACTGGTCGCCGGATCTCGGCACCGTATTGGCCAACGAGGAAGTGGAAGAATGGAAAGCCAAGGGCCACACCGTGGAACGCCGTCCGCTGCGCCAGTGGATGTTGCGTATCACCAAGTACGCCCAGCGCCTGATCGACGAACTCGAGCCACTCGACTGGCCGGATTCGATCAAAGCCCTCCAGCGCAACTGGATCGGCAAGTCGACCGGCGCCGAGGTGCAGTTCGACATCGAAGGCCACGAGGTCACCGTTTTCACCACCCGTCCCGACACGCTCTTCGGCGCGACCTACATGGTGCTCGCTCCGGAACACCCGCTGGTGAACGAAATCACCACCGCCGAACAGAAGGACGAAATCGCAGCCTACGTCAAAGCCTGCGCCTCCAAGTCCGACTTGGAGCGTGGCGAGCTGAACAAGGACAAGTCCGGCGTCTTCACCGGCGCGTACGCCATCAACCCGGTGAACAACGAAAAGATCCCGGTCTGGATCGCCGACTACGTGATGATGGGCTACGGCACCGGCGCCATCATGGCGGTTCCTGCCCACGACGAGCGCGACTTCGAGTTCGCCACCAAGTTCGAACTGCCGATCATCCAGGTGGTCGAGCCAACCGACGGATCGGATTGGAAGGGCTTCACCGGCAACGGCAAGTCGGTCAATTCCGGCTTCCTCGACGGCATGAAGACCAAGGACGCCAAGAAGGCGATCATCCAGTGGCTTCGTGACAACGGCAAAGGCACGTTCAAGACCAACTACAAGTTGCGCGATTGGCTCTTCAGCCGCCAGCGCTACTGGGGCGAGCCATTCCCAATCCTGTGGGATCAGGAATCCGGCAACCACTTCCCTGTCGACGAAGCCGAACTGCCCGTGCTGCAGCCGGAAATGGACGACTTCAAACCAACCGGATCGCCGGAAGGCCCATTAGCAAAAGCCACCGATTGGATCAACTACAGCGAAAACGCCAAGCGCGAAACCAACACCATGCCGCAGTGGGCCGGATCGTGCTGGTACTACCTGCGCTACTGCGACCCGAACAACACCGAGCGCTTCATCTCGAAAGAGGCGGAAGACTACTGGATGGGCGGCGACAAGCCAGGTGGCGTCGACCTCTACGTCGGCGGCACGGAGCACGCGGTGTTGCACCTGTTGTACGCGCGTTTCTGGCACAAGGTCCTCAACGACCTCGGCCATCTCTCGACCAACGAGCCGTTCCAGAAGCTGGTGAACCAGGGACTGATCCTCGGCGAAGACGGCCAGAAGATGTCAAAATCGCTCGGCAACGTGGTCAACCCGGACGACGTCGTGCGCGAATACGGTGCCGATGCTCTGCGCTTGTACGAAATGTTCATGGGCCCACTCGAGCAGGTCAAACCATGGCAGATGAAGGGAGTCGAGGGCGTGTCCCGCTTCCTTGCCCGCGTCTGGCGCGTCGCCTTCGAACAAGGCCAGGACGGCAAGTGGACCTTCAATGGCAAGATCCAGGATGTCCCGGCTGACTCCGACGCCACCCTGCGCAAGGTCACCCACGAAACCATCAAGAAGGTCGGCGAAGACATCGAGAAGCTGTCGTTCAACACCGCCATCTCCCAGATGATGATCTGCACCAACGCGTTCACCAACGCCGATGTGGTGCCGCTGAGCCTATTCAACGACCTGCTCAAGGTACTCAACCCATTCGCCCCGCACCTCACCGAGGAGCTCAACGCATTGGTGTCGAAGCAATTCGCCACCGAGGCAACGATGCTCTCGGAGCAGGCCTGGCCACAGTTCGTGGAGGAATACCTGATCGAAACCGAGATCGAGGTTGTCATCCAGGTCAACGGCAAGCTCCGCGACAAGCTCCGCGTGAACAAAGACGCACCAAAGGACGAGATCGAAGCCCTCGCCCTCGCCAGCGACAAGGTGAAAGCCAACATCGACGGCCTTACCGTCCGCAAAGTCATCGTCGTCCCAGGACGACTGGTGAACATCGTGGCGAACTAA
- a CDS encoding TspO/MBR family protein produces MSEFSKPKQIVGLIVSFVVCFAVSAVGAAASFQAQAVYGKFEQPAWAPPGWLFGPVWTLLFSMMAVAAWLVWRRGGFKAQRVALSVFAFQLVLNGLWSWLFFAWRMGGWAFAEILLLFGAIVWTIVVFRRVSGVAAGLLVPYWLWVGFASVLNYVLWQMNPGLLGG; encoded by the coding sequence ATGTCCGAATTTTCCAAGCCAAAGCAGATCGTTGGGTTGATCGTGTCGTTCGTCGTTTGTTTCGCGGTTTCGGCGGTGGGGGCTGCGGCGTCGTTTCAGGCGCAGGCGGTGTATGGGAAGTTCGAGCAACCGGCATGGGCGCCACCGGGGTGGTTGTTTGGTCCGGTATGGACTTTGTTGTTCTCGATGATGGCGGTGGCGGCGTGGCTGGTCTGGCGGCGCGGCGGGTTCAAAGCCCAGCGGGTGGCGTTGTCGGTTTTTGCGTTCCAGTTGGTGCTCAATGGTCTGTGGAGCTGGCTTTTCTTCGCTTGGCGTATGGGAGGCTGGGCGTTTGCCGAGATCCTTTTGTTATTCGGCGCGATTGTCTGGACGATCGTGGTCTTCCGGCGGGTCAGCGGTGTCGCTGCCGGGTTGTTGGTGCCCTATTGGCTGTGGGTGGGTTTTGCGTCGGTGCTCAACTACGTGCTGTGGCAGATGAACCCGGGGCTGCTCGGTGGGTGA
- a CDS encoding lactoylglutathione lyase family protein: MSTYPKTFSHIGLSVPDLEAAVKFYEEVMGWYTIMQPSEVVEEQETAIGKMCIDVFGEGWGSFKIAHLSTGDKIGIELFEFRNNETPKEFAYWKTGTFHFCVQDPDIEGLTEKIVAAGGKQRMPIRAYYPGEKPYKMVYVEDPFGIVFEIYTHSYELTYSAGAY, from the coding sequence ATGAGCACGTACCCTAAGACATTTTCGCACATTGGTTTGTCGGTTCCGGACCTGGAGGCGGCGGTGAAGTTCTACGAGGAGGTCATGGGGTGGTACACGATCATGCAGCCCAGCGAGGTGGTGGAGGAACAGGAGACGGCGATCGGCAAGATGTGTATCGATGTGTTTGGCGAGGGGTGGGGCAGTTTCAAAATCGCCCACCTGTCCACCGGCGATAAGATCGGGATCGAGTTGTTCGAGTTCCGTAACAACGAAACGCCCAAGGAATTTGCCTATTGGAAAACGGGGACCTTTCACTTCTGCGTTCAGGATCCGGATATCGAAGGACTGACGGAGAAAATCGTGGCGGCAGGCGGCAAGCAGCGGATGCCGATCCGTGCGTATTACCCGGGTGAGAAGCCGTACAAGATGGTCTATGTCGAGGACCCGTTCGGGATTGTATTCGAGATCTACACGCACAGTTATGAGCTGACCTATTCGGCCGGTGCGTATTGA
- a CDS encoding sigma-70 family RNA polymerase sigma factor — MNESESSYEFVGLLTDHQDILRMFISSLVPGSPDVRDLVQEVNIVLWRKRDDFEMGSNFAAWACTVARNKVRDYRKKKARSGWLVFSDELAEMLEQEALPADPLAADARRSALARCLNNLKPTEREMLEQRYQSRSEDMDAFAQKLGRTRASLRVTLCRLRAALRKCVASQLIREGGGI; from the coding sequence ATGAACGAATCCGAATCCAGTTACGAATTTGTCGGCTTGCTCACCGACCACCAGGACATCTTGCGGATGTTTATTTCGTCGTTGGTGCCTGGCAGTCCAGACGTGCGGGATCTGGTGCAGGAGGTGAACATCGTGCTTTGGCGCAAGCGCGATGACTTTGAAATGGGAAGCAATTTTGCGGCGTGGGCGTGCACCGTTGCCCGCAACAAAGTGCGGGACTACCGCAAGAAGAAGGCTCGCTCGGGGTGGTTGGTCTTTTCCGATGAGCTCGCGGAGATGCTCGAACAGGAGGCGTTGCCCGCTGATCCGCTGGCTGCGGATGCGCGGCGCTCTGCATTGGCCCGCTGTTTGAACAATTTGAAACCCACCGAGCGGGAGATGTTGGAACAGCGGTATCAGAGCCGGTCTGAGGACATGGACGCGTTCGCTCAGAAGTTGGGGCGTACCCGGGCGTCGCTGCGGGTAACATTGTGTCGATTGCGCGCTGCCTTGCGGAAGTGTGTTGCATCGCAGTTGATTCGCGAAGGGGGGGGCATCTGA
- a CDS encoding FecR domain-containing protein gives MREGRFQDLLSRLVERDLDADEMAELDAWLRQSSEARREYLEYVANDVLLQAELAPVASSGGDRQRVISMRDVLRMRRAREVRIAVAAAAAVLLVSALVLSLLRVDQSVEYALEVELAPDSSYTIEHLQDGKLVAASDAAMRVGSRMVLEQGVVQLGFESGVTAVVQAPAELTLRSESALELTRGKGWFRVEDGAEGFEVVTPEFTVKDLGTEFGVVSVDDGADQVHVFEGIVEVTHGAGAGSAVVLNGGAARELVDGGDLREVALAPHQFLKELPEYVPYVHWAFEPRDGYVDLVAGGTHPLAEVMETGFRAQSAPASFVSTPGVFGQALHDMGQGGLIGTDWPGIGGDAPRTIAYWVKLEEGHRYLYPVLGWGERRLDPTRVDKADGPDTSAFFSFVESLDADSGNTVAGLSFGGYWVKGRRHIGDGKWHHVVQVFSGKYLPNGAPHVVQYVDGWQDRTDSFYHEYWMERDAERIEVATEVSSPQSVPVSMASSLFSADGPGSLSPLMLDEVYVIEGAINSFRVRQLMEENRVGEGE, from the coding sequence ATGCGCGAGGGAAGGTTTCAGGATTTGTTGTCGCGCTTGGTCGAGCGTGATTTGGATGCTGATGAGATGGCGGAGTTGGATGCGTGGCTTCGACAGTCTTCGGAGGCACGGCGCGAGTATCTTGAGTACGTGGCGAATGATGTGCTGCTACAGGCGGAGCTGGCTCCGGTTGCAAGCTCCGGGGGTGACCGTCAGAGGGTGATTTCGATGCGCGATGTGCTGCGGATGCGTCGTGCGCGGGAGGTTAGGATTGCCGTAGCCGCTGCTGCTGCCGTGTTGTTGGTTTCCGCATTGGTGCTGAGTTTGTTGCGGGTGGATCAGTCGGTGGAATATGCACTGGAGGTGGAATTGGCTCCCGATAGTAGCTACACCATCGAGCATTTGCAGGACGGCAAATTGGTGGCTGCCTCGGATGCTGCGATGCGTGTGGGATCGCGAATGGTGCTGGAGCAGGGTGTCGTGCAGTTGGGGTTCGAGTCAGGTGTGACTGCTGTGGTGCAGGCGCCGGCGGAGCTGACGTTGCGGTCGGAGAGTGCACTGGAGCTAACGCGCGGCAAGGGGTGGTTCCGCGTTGAGGATGGCGCAGAGGGCTTCGAAGTGGTGACTCCTGAGTTCACTGTAAAAGATCTGGGGACGGAGTTCGGGGTGGTGTCGGTCGATGACGGCGCAGATCAGGTGCATGTATTCGAGGGGATCGTTGAAGTGACTCACGGTGCTGGTGCAGGCTCGGCCGTGGTTCTTAATGGAGGGGCGGCGCGCGAATTGGTGGACGGTGGTGATTTGCGTGAGGTGGCGCTCGCTCCGCATCAGTTTCTCAAGGAGTTGCCGGAGTATGTGCCCTACGTGCATTGGGCTTTTGAACCGCGGGACGGTTATGTAGACCTTGTGGCGGGTGGTACGCATCCGCTCGCCGAGGTGATGGAAACCGGCTTTCGAGCGCAGTCTGCTCCGGCGTCATTTGTCTCGACTCCTGGGGTTTTCGGGCAGGCGTTGCACGATATGGGGCAAGGCGGTTTAATTGGTACCGATTGGCCGGGGATTGGTGGCGATGCGCCGCGTACGATTGCCTACTGGGTGAAGCTGGAAGAGGGACACCGTTATCTTTATCCCGTGCTGGGATGGGGGGAGCGACGACTCGATCCAACACGCGTGGACAAAGCCGACGGTCCCGATACCAGTGCGTTTTTCTCGTTTGTGGAATCGCTGGATGCTGATTCGGGCAATACAGTGGCCGGCTTGTCATTTGGGGGCTACTGGGTGAAGGGGCGTCGTCACATTGGCGATGGTAAGTGGCACCATGTGGTGCAGGTCTTTTCAGGTAAGTATCTTCCCAATGGTGCGCCGCATGTGGTGCAATATGTGGATGGTTGGCAGGACCGGACCGATTCCTTCTACCATGAGTACTGGATGGAAAGGGATGCCGAGAGGATCGAGGTGGCGACCGAGGTGAGCAGTCCTCAGTCGGTGCCGGTCTCAATGGCGAGCTCTTTGTTTTCGGCTGATGGTCCGGGCTCGCTGTCGCCTTTGATGTTGGATGAGGTCTATGTCATCGAGGGGGCGATCAACTCGTTCCGAGTGCGCCAGTTGATGGAGGAGAACCGAGTGGGCGAAGGGGAGTAA
- a CDS encoding PEP-CTERM sorting domain-containing protein: MIKISITSLIAGAAMIGVASAATSLTNQLLVNFDGSLAGSTYTLGGGEIDTTGTFSASGGVGVVPGSAFVAGGTDGFTLDPTSIGTLTSTSWVAETVVSFNTFGGGQLTAISVQGDTDFRINNNGGELQVGYWDGGTYGSVAGDLPDVGVPVHLAMVWDATNSSLTGYVNGVMLGTVDNNDFAVPDSSYVSYGFFDRSGFEGRGIDAEMYGAAFSTFTGTFDEGADFQLSLATNVPEPTSTTLLGLGGLALILRRRP; this comes from the coding sequence ATGATCAAAATATCTATCACCTCACTGATCGCTGGGGCTGCCATGATTGGCGTAGCCAGCGCGGCGACTTCTTTAACCAATCAGTTGCTGGTCAACTTCGATGGCTCGTTGGCTGGATCGACCTACACATTGGGTGGCGGGGAAATCGACACTACGGGAACATTTTCGGCCAGTGGCGGCGTGGGAGTCGTTCCAGGTTCGGCATTTGTCGCCGGAGGGACTGACGGCTTTACTCTCGATCCCACATCTATCGGGACGCTCACGAGTACCAGCTGGGTTGCTGAGACTGTGGTGAGCTTTAATACATTCGGAGGTGGGCAATTAACGGCTATCAGTGTTCAGGGTGACACCGACTTCCGTATCAATAACAATGGAGGCGAACTGCAAGTGGGGTATTGGGACGGAGGGACCTACGGGAGCGTGGCAGGCGATCTTCCCGATGTAGGGGTGCCGGTGCATCTCGCGATGGTGTGGGATGCTACAAACTCCAGTCTCACCGGTTATGTGAACGGAGTGATGCTCGGAACAGTGGATAACAATGACTTTGCTGTGCCGGATTCTTCGTACGTGAGCTACGGTTTCTTCGATCGCTCCGGTTTCGAAGGGCGCGGAATCGATGCGGAGATGTACGGGGCGGCATTTTCCACCTTCACCGGCACCTTTGATGAAGGAGCTGACTTTCAGTTGAGTCTGGCGACCAACGTGCCCGAGCCGACCTCGACCACGCTGCTTGGTCTTGGTGGCTTGGCTTTGATTCTGCGACGCCGTCCCTAA
- a CDS encoding PEP-CTERM sorting domain-containing protein (PEP-CTERM proteins occur, often in large numbers, in the proteomes of bacteria that also encode an exosortase, a predicted intramembrane cysteine proteinase. The presence of a PEP-CTERM domain at a protein's C-terminus predicts cleavage within the sorting domain, followed by covalent anchoring to some some component of the (usually Gram-negative) cell surface. Many PEP-CTERM proteins exhibit an unusual sequence composition that includes large numbers of potential glycosylation sites. Expression of one such protein has been shown restore the ability of a bacterium to form floc, a type of biofilm.), with product MKKTMMTALFAGAAMMGAANAAVLIGDGVNNGGFVSTTTGRTEGTALTDWTITGAKVWLNTGGSTLTTAPFGADVAANSRSVQLEDDGGVTLTSAAVALVAGESLTFAIDWLTAGSGAEHTLTMDLWDGSNSIALGVLSTTGGPTSYTQFDSAASVGVSGNYQLRMTLTGGAGQGRDIHVDRVYLESTAQAVPEPSSTALLGLGGLALILRRRK from the coding sequence ATGAAAAAAACGATGATGACAGCGCTGTTTGCCGGCGCTGCAATGATGGGGGCTGCTAATGCCGCGGTCTTGATTGGAGATGGAGTGAACAATGGTGGCTTTGTAAGCACCACAACTGGTCGGACGGAGGGCACTGCTCTCACGGATTGGACCATCACAGGAGCCAAGGTCTGGCTCAATACGGGTGGATCAACACTCACTACCGCGCCGTTTGGTGCTGATGTTGCAGCGAACTCGCGGTCGGTTCAGCTTGAGGATGACGGTGGGGTGACCCTTACTTCGGCCGCAGTTGCATTGGTTGCTGGTGAGTCGCTGACATTTGCGATCGACTGGTTGACTGCAGGTTCGGGAGCTGAGCATACCTTGACTATGGATTTGTGGGATGGAAGCAATAGCATCGCGTTGGGTGTCTTGAGTACGACTGGAGGTCCAACGAGTTACACTCAGTTTGATAGCGCAGCTTCGGTGGGAGTGAGTGGCAATTACCAATTGCGTATGACCCTGACTGGTGGAGCAGGTCAAGGCAGGGACATTCATGTGGACCGTGTCTATTTGGAGTCCACAGCCCAGGCGGTGCCTGAGCCATCGTCGACCGCATTGCTTGGTCTTGGTGGCCTGGCGCTGATTTTGCGTCGCCGCAAGTAA
- a CDS encoding PEP-CTERM sorting domain-containing protein (PEP-CTERM proteins occur, often in large numbers, in the proteomes of bacteria that also encode an exosortase, a predicted intramembrane cysteine proteinase. The presence of a PEP-CTERM domain at a protein's C-terminus predicts cleavage within the sorting domain, followed by covalent anchoring to some some component of the (usually Gram-negative) cell surface. Many PEP-CTERM proteins exhibit an unusual sequence composition that includes large numbers of potential glycosylation sites. Expression of one such protein has been shown restore the ability of a bacterium to form floc, a type of biofilm.) — MATLLVGAAMIGSSSAALHIQELFDGMAADTNIGGQGDSSTTVGLTGTWAATGSTGINTANNFNVDGGTLPGLASNAGAQGGVWNGTGSWDTGIYATRGMTSSIDFNSDGVIYFSVRLRNHGDTAMGMGFASGAGGSSEFVGAGFSWNNFTGGSGNAAYISHGTLDGGQGVYGQQAAEAAGGVNGYGLLVGRITLSSTGNDLIDIMRYAENDTIDNNLSSISWTAQSAFDSSMSASHLLLWMNGSGGGELDAIRVGSDWVDVTGVNAVPEPSSTALLGLGGLALILRRRK, encoded by the coding sequence ATGGCAACGCTCCTTGTGGGCGCCGCGATGATCGGGTCCTCCAGCGCAGCCCTGCATATTCAGGAGTTGTTCGATGGGATGGCAGCTGACACGAATATTGGTGGCCAGGGCGATAGTTCGACTACAGTTGGCCTCACAGGAACTTGGGCGGCCACTGGAAGTACCGGGATCAACACCGCAAATAACTTCAACGTCGATGGCGGCACGTTGCCGGGTTTGGCTTCCAATGCCGGAGCTCAGGGTGGCGTCTGGAATGGAACTGGTAGCTGGGATACCGGCATCTATGCGACTCGCGGCATGACCTCGTCGATCGACTTCAACAGTGACGGGGTGATCTATTTCAGTGTTCGTTTGCGCAACCACGGGGACACCGCGATGGGGATGGGTTTCGCTTCTGGTGCGGGAGGTTCGTCCGAGTTTGTTGGCGCCGGCTTCAGCTGGAATAACTTTACCGGCGGAAGTGGCAACGCCGCATACATTTCCCATGGCACGCTTGATGGAGGTCAGGGTGTCTACGGCCAGCAGGCTGCCGAGGCAGCTGGTGGCGTTAATGGGTACGGCCTCCTGGTGGGGCGGATTACCCTCAGTTCGACTGGTAACGACTTGATCGATATCATGCGCTATGCGGAGAATGATACGATTGACAACAACCTTTCGTCGATCAGTTGGACGGCACAGAGTGCGTTCGACTCGTCGATGAGCGCCAGTCATCTGCTCTTGTGGATGAATGGTAGCGGTGGAGGTGAGCTTGATGCGATCCGCGTTGGCTCTGATTGGGTCGATGTTACTGGTGTGAATGCGGTTCCTGAGCCGTCGTCGACCGCATTGCTTGGCCTTGGTGGGCTTGCTTTGATCCTACGTCGCCGCAAGTAA